From a single Paraburkholderia youngii genomic region:
- a CDS encoding ABC transporter permease — MSHVSANGLSTFVSKLTRRIDKPIVIAFACIVALLLVGGMFSRSFTSPEYILLQLKVGAFLGIIATGLMMVILLGHIDLSLPWTITVGAMMACAVAGHGEFGQILAIPVGIGCGVLIGVVNGILVALLRIPSMIATLATNAVAQGIMIVYTGGSSPQDSAPQVMRWLAAGWLVPGVPNAVALWVVIGGATVFLLSRTIFGRTLYAIGNTERAAYLSGINTRLVTVAAFAVCSGFAAFGGVLLAGYASKAAQSMGDAYLLPAIAAVVLGGTSILGGRGSYLGTVAGAILITLLQSILSVAQMPEAGRQIIYGVVIAAMLLLYGRSKRET; from the coding sequence ATGAGCCACGTCTCGGCAAACGGCCTCAGCACGTTCGTGTCGAAGCTCACGCGCAGAATCGACAAACCGATCGTGATCGCGTTCGCGTGCATCGTCGCGCTGCTGCTCGTCGGCGGAATGTTTTCGCGCAGCTTCACGTCGCCGGAGTACATCCTGCTGCAACTGAAGGTCGGCGCTTTCCTCGGCATCATCGCGACCGGCCTGATGATGGTGATCCTGCTCGGCCACATCGACTTGTCGCTGCCGTGGACGATCACGGTCGGCGCAATGATGGCGTGCGCGGTAGCGGGACACGGCGAATTCGGACAGATCCTCGCGATTCCGGTCGGGATCGGTTGCGGCGTGCTGATCGGCGTCGTCAACGGCATTCTCGTCGCGCTGCTGCGCATCCCGTCGATGATCGCCACGCTCGCGACCAATGCGGTCGCGCAGGGCATCATGATCGTCTATACCGGCGGATCGTCGCCGCAGGATTCCGCGCCACAGGTGATGCGATGGCTCGCCGCGGGCTGGCTCGTGCCGGGCGTGCCGAATGCCGTTGCGCTGTGGGTGGTGATCGGCGGCGCCACGGTGTTCCTGCTGTCGCGTACGATCTTCGGGCGCACGCTGTACGCGATCGGCAATACGGAGCGCGCCGCCTATCTGTCCGGCATCAATACGCGGCTCGTGACCGTGGCCGCATTTGCGGTGTGCAGCGGGTTCGCGGCGTTCGGCGGCGTATTGCTGGCCGGCTATGCATCGAAGGCAGCGCAGTCGATGGGCGATGCCTACCTGCTGCCGGCGATCGCGGCAGTCGTGCTCGGCGGCACGTCGATTCTGGGGGGCCGAGGCTCATACCTCGGCACCGTGGCGGGCGCGATTCTGATTACGCTGCTGCAGTCGATCCTTTCAGTCGCGCAGATGCCGGAAGCCGGACGTCAGATCATCTACGGCGTGGTGATAGCAGCGATGCTGCTGCTTTATGGACGCAGCAAGCGGGAAACGTAG
- a CDS encoding ABC transporter permease yields MSGLRYWYAENRGAVFAFGLFVLMFAIYLLNYPSALSANVFQTAANKAVLLALVSMGQALVVLTAGIDLSIGMTLVLTNCIGSWIVTGDALHSALGIAGVLAAGALCGALNGLIIIFGRLQPIVTTIATSAVFYGLALLLRPVPGGSINEDLADALTGKVAGVLPASLLILLAATLLVWVPFKRSAIGRAAYATGSSEPAAFLSAMPIRRAKFASYTLAGLLAAIGGLFLTFFTDTGEASLGSANSYTLFSIAAVVIGGVSLLGGKGSAIGAIFGAFAFRSIGDLLFVFNVDALWQPLFQGVILLLAVAIGACGLFRVRNRLEWFQ; encoded by the coding sequence ATGAGCGGGCTGCGTTACTGGTATGCGGAGAATCGCGGGGCGGTGTTCGCGTTCGGCCTGTTCGTGCTGATGTTCGCGATCTACCTGCTCAACTATCCGTCCGCATTGTCGGCCAACGTGTTTCAGACCGCAGCGAACAAGGCGGTGCTGCTCGCGCTCGTCTCGATGGGACAAGCACTCGTCGTGCTGACGGCCGGCATCGACCTGTCGATCGGCATGACGCTGGTGCTGACGAATTGCATCGGCTCGTGGATCGTCACCGGCGACGCGCTGCACAGCGCGCTCGGCATCGCAGGCGTGCTCGCGGCCGGCGCGCTGTGCGGCGCGCTGAACGGTCTGATCATCATTTTCGGCCGGCTGCAGCCAATCGTGACGACGATCGCGACGAGCGCGGTCTTCTATGGACTGGCGCTGCTGCTGCGCCCCGTGCCCGGCGGCTCGATCAACGAGGACCTCGCCGACGCACTGACCGGCAAGGTCGCCGGCGTGCTGCCGGCGAGCCTGCTGATTCTGCTCGCCGCCACACTGCTCGTCTGGGTACCTTTCAAACGCTCGGCAATCGGGCGCGCGGCGTACGCGACCGGCTCGTCCGAACCCGCGGCGTTTCTGTCCGCCATGCCGATCCGCCGCGCAAAGTTCGCGAGCTATACGCTGGCCGGCCTTCTCGCCGCGATCGGCGGCCTGTTTCTGACCTTCTTCACCGACACCGGCGAAGCGAGCCTCGGCAGCGCCAACTCGTACACGCTGTTTTCGATCGCCGCCGTGGTGATAGGCGGCGTGTCGCTGCTCGGCGGCAAGGGCAGCGCGATCGGCGCGATCTTCGGCGCATTCGCGTTTCGCTCGATCGGTGACCTGCTGTTCGTATTCAACGTCGATGCGCTGTGGCAGCCGCTATTTCAGGGGGTGATTCTTCTGCTCGCTGTCGCGATCGGCGCATGCGGGCTGTTCAGGGTACGCAATCGCCTGGAGTGGTTTCAATGA
- a CDS encoding NRAMP family divalent metal transporter, with the protein MHSPPDRRSSSGAAQGSTPASSSQPARSWAADLGPGLASLGCDNDPSGIATYSLAGAWYGYDMLWTCVLSYPSMVALQLVSARVAAVTGHGLTANMRAHYSPVFFYFAVARFVIANTLNIAVNVMAMAVVIQRFTHGPLWLLTLACGCTSIALQWFIPYARYAQVLKWLMLPMFAYVGVLLIVDVPWHTIVLRSLVPHVEWKEDFVTMLMAVLGTTMSPYLLFSQAEQEAQEEHRQHEQHAARGDRSSSEQLRRLRNQTLIRTALSSVAAACMMIAAAATLHGAQTQPGEPTELSRALEPLLKGYAGPLLGLALVGSALLALPSLAGSAAQAVASSFDWPRGKQRDRRLAVLLVALAGLGTLLGLALGLWRVDPVKALYWSAIVNGMTITPVLVLLVLLSAKREAVGELVAHWSLRALCWLATLTTGVVVVAHFVLDAVERVSR; encoded by the coding sequence ATGCACTCTCCCCCCGACAGACGCAGCTCGTCCGGCGCCGCACAAGGTAGTACGCCCGCTTCCTCGTCGCAGCCTGCGCGCTCATGGGCCGCCGATCTCGGACCGGGGCTGGCAAGTCTCGGTTGCGATAACGACCCCAGCGGCATCGCCACCTATTCGCTCGCGGGCGCGTGGTACGGCTACGACATGCTGTGGACCTGCGTACTGTCGTATCCGTCGATGGTTGCGCTGCAACTGGTCTCGGCGCGTGTCGCGGCCGTCACGGGACACGGCCTGACGGCGAACATGCGCGCGCACTATTCGCCGGTGTTCTTCTATTTCGCCGTGGCGCGCTTCGTGATTGCGAACACGCTGAACATCGCGGTCAATGTGATGGCGATGGCCGTAGTCATCCAACGCTTCACGCATGGGCCGCTTTGGCTGCTGACACTTGCATGCGGTTGCACGTCGATTGCGCTGCAGTGGTTCATCCCATATGCGCGCTATGCGCAGGTGCTCAAATGGTTGATGCTGCCGATGTTCGCGTATGTCGGCGTGCTGCTGATCGTCGATGTGCCGTGGCACACGATCGTGCTGCGCTCTCTGGTGCCACACGTCGAGTGGAAAGAAGATTTCGTGACCATGCTGATGGCCGTGCTCGGTACGACGATGAGTCCGTATCTGCTTTTTTCGCAGGCCGAGCAGGAAGCCCAGGAAGAACATCGGCAGCACGAACAGCACGCCGCGCGCGGCGATCGAAGTTCGTCAGAGCAGCTTCGCCGATTGCGCAACCAGACCTTGATACGCACCGCGTTATCGAGCGTGGCGGCAGCGTGCATGATGATTGCGGCTGCGGCGACGCTGCATGGCGCACAGACCCAGCCCGGCGAGCCCACGGAGCTTTCGCGAGCGCTCGAACCGCTCCTGAAGGGCTATGCCGGCCCCCTGCTCGGGCTTGCGCTGGTCGGCTCGGCGCTGCTTGCACTACCTTCGCTTGCCGGTTCCGCTGCGCAAGCGGTCGCGAGTTCGTTCGACTGGCCCCGCGGCAAACAACGTGATCGGCGCCTTGCCGTTTTGCTCGTTGCGCTCGCGGGACTGGGGACGCTGCTTGGTCTCGCGCTCGGCCTATGGCGCGTCGATCCTGTCAAGGCGCTGTACTGGAGCGCCATCGTCAACGGTATGACGATTACGCCCGTGCTGGTGCTTCTCGTGCTGCTGAGTGCGAAACGCGAAGCGGTCGGCGAACTCGTCGCGCATTGGTCTTTACGCGCGCTCTGCTGGCTCGCGACCCTGACCACAGGCGTGGTCGTGGTCGCGCACTTCGTACTCGATGCGGTAGAGCGTGTGTCGCGATGA
- a CDS encoding DUF1028 domain-containing protein → MTFSIVGRCEKTGQLGIAISSSSIAVGARCPWVRAGVGAVATQNVTLPALGPQILDLLESGRIAPDAALERALGASEWSEYRQVTVVDSEGRTALFTGKEALGVHHAVAGNQCVAAGNLLAGKPVIDAMVKAFESAQGALADRLLHAMHAAVEAGGEAGPVHSAALKIVDTHVWPVVDLRVDWADDDPIGKLDALWQAYRPQMRDYIARALNPTAAPSYGVPGDE, encoded by the coding sequence ATGACATTCTCGATCGTCGGACGTTGTGAGAAGACCGGTCAGCTCGGTATCGCGATCAGTTCGTCGAGCATTGCCGTGGGTGCGAGGTGTCCGTGGGTGCGCGCGGGCGTCGGTGCGGTGGCGACGCAGAACGTGACGCTGCCCGCGCTCGGGCCGCAGATTCTCGATCTGCTGGAAAGCGGGCGTATCGCGCCGGATGCGGCGCTCGAACGGGCGCTAGGCGCGAGCGAATGGAGCGAGTACCGGCAGGTGACGGTGGTCGACAGCGAGGGGCGCACCGCGCTGTTCACCGGCAAGGAAGCACTCGGCGTGCATCACGCCGTCGCGGGAAATCAGTGTGTGGCAGCGGGTAATCTGCTCGCCGGCAAGCCGGTGATCGACGCGATGGTGAAAGCGTTCGAGAGCGCGCAAGGCGCGCTTGCCGATCGTCTGCTGCACGCGATGCATGCTGCCGTCGAAGCCGGCGGAGAAGCCGGGCCCGTGCATTCGGCGGCTTTGAAGATCGTCGATACACACGTCTGGCCGGTCGTCGATCTGCGTGTCGATTGGGCGGATGACGATCCGATCGGCAAACTCGACGCGCTATGGCAAGCGTATCGGCCGCAGATGCGGGACTACATCGCGCGCGCGTTGAATCCCACCGCGGCGCCGAGCTACGGAGTGCCCGGCGATGAGTGA
- a CDS encoding sugar ABC transporter ATP-binding protein, with translation MPQDAAQPFFQMSGVSKSYGGAVALDHAELTVNRGRIHAILGENGAGKSTLLKVMSGVVQPDEGTMHYDGRQVAFASPAEANAAGIVCVYQELSLIPDLSVADNIFASNPPRRFGMIDRRAQRRQAEEALARAGAADINPLAKVRDLPLSRQQMVELAKGLAHEPRILILDEATSALTAADVARVIEVLKRLRDEGLALLFISHRMHEVKALADECTVYRNGRHVMSFEAGTRTDNEVVEMMIGRKYQHVFPAKPANGRSAAPVLACRDLAWSDTLQGISFSLKPGEILGLGGLDGQGQRELLLALFGVLRGCAGTIEVDGKAVSIGSPRAARANGIGMALIPEDRKTEGLMLPMSVRENLSFAALDRMSSAGVIDRDRQQSLVDRMMELLAIKTFSIDAPVGSLSGGNQQKVVIAKWLVRQPRILLLSDPTRGIDVGTKQELYQLLRRLADEGAAIVFYSTDYDELIGCCDRVLVLYEGRIKKELVGSAITEQNLIASALDLPVGQVSPSTGVAL, from the coding sequence ATGCCGCAGGATGCAGCGCAGCCGTTCTTTCAGATGTCTGGCGTGTCGAAAAGCTACGGCGGCGCGGTCGCGCTGGATCACGCCGAGCTCACGGTGAACAGGGGCCGCATTCACGCGATCCTCGGCGAGAACGGCGCGGGCAAGTCCACGTTGCTGAAGGTGATGTCCGGCGTCGTGCAGCCCGACGAGGGCACGATGCACTACGATGGCAGGCAGGTCGCGTTCGCATCGCCGGCCGAGGCGAACGCGGCCGGCATCGTCTGCGTGTATCAGGAGCTGTCGCTCATTCCCGACTTGAGCGTAGCCGACAATATCTTCGCTTCGAACCCGCCGCGACGTTTCGGCATGATCGACCGCCGGGCCCAGCGCCGCCAGGCCGAGGAGGCGCTCGCCCGAGCGGGCGCCGCCGACATCAATCCGCTTGCAAAGGTCCGGGACCTGCCGCTGTCGCGCCAGCAGATGGTCGAGCTTGCCAAGGGGCTGGCGCACGAGCCTCGCATCCTGATCCTCGACGAAGCCACGTCGGCGCTGACCGCGGCCGACGTCGCGCGGGTGATCGAGGTGCTCAAGCGCCTGCGCGACGAGGGCCTCGCGCTGCTGTTCATCTCGCACCGGATGCACGAGGTGAAGGCGCTCGCTGACGAATGCACGGTCTACCGGAACGGCCGTCATGTAATGAGTTTCGAGGCCGGCACGCGCACCGACAACGAAGTCGTCGAAATGATGATCGGCCGCAAGTACCAGCATGTGTTCCCGGCCAAACCCGCCAACGGACGCAGCGCCGCTCCGGTTCTCGCGTGTCGCGATCTCGCGTGGAGCGACACGCTGCAAGGCATCAGCTTTTCGTTGAAGCCCGGTGAAATACTCGGCCTCGGCGGCCTCGACGGACAAGGCCAGCGCGAACTGCTGCTCGCGCTGTTCGGCGTGTTGCGCGGGTGCGCGGGCACGATCGAGGTCGATGGCAAAGCGGTGTCGATCGGCAGCCCGAGGGCCGCGCGCGCCAACGGAATCGGCATGGCGCTGATCCCGGAGGACCGTAAGACCGAAGGCCTGATGCTGCCGATGTCGGTGCGTGAGAACCTGTCGTTTGCCGCGCTCGATCGCATGTCCAGCGCCGGCGTAATCGATCGCGACCGCCAGCAGTCGCTGGTCGACCGGATGATGGAGTTGCTCGCGATCAAGACGTTCAGCATCGATGCGCCCGTGGGCTCGCTGTCGGGCGGCAACCAGCAGAAGGTGGTGATCGCGAAGTGGCTGGTCCGGCAGCCGCGGATTCTACTGCTCAGCGACCCGACGCGCGGCATCGACGTCGGCACCAAGCAGGAGCTCTATCAGCTGCTCAGACGCCTCGCCGACGAAGGCGCGGCGATCGTGTTCTATTCGACCGACTACGACGAGCTGATCGGCTGCTGTGACCGCGTGCTGGTGCTGTACGAAGGCAGGATCAAGAAGGAACTCGTCGGCTCGGCGATCACCGAGCAGAACCTGATTGCGAGCGCGCTGGACCTGCCCGTCGGACAGGTTTCGCCTTCCACGGGAGTCGCGCTATGA
- a CDS encoding RidA family protein, translating to MPTHTRIRMFNTKDTYPNQSLDNDLCQAVRAGNTVYVRGQVGTDFDGNLIGLGDPRAQAEQAMKNVRQLLEEAGSDLSHIVKTTTYITDPRYREPVYQEVGKWLKGVYPISTGLCVSALGQPQWLMEIDVIAVIPDNWTPVQA from the coding sequence ATGCCTACGCATACCCGCATCCGCATGTTCAATACGAAGGACACGTACCCGAACCAGTCGCTCGATAACGATCTTTGCCAGGCGGTTCGCGCGGGCAATACGGTCTATGTGCGCGGCCAGGTGGGTACGGATTTCGACGGCAACCTGATCGGTCTCGGCGATCCGCGCGCGCAGGCCGAGCAGGCGATGAAGAACGTCAGGCAGCTTCTGGAGGAAGCCGGCAGCGACCTGTCGCATATCGTCAAGACGACGACTTACATTACCGATCCTCGTTATCGCGAGCCGGTGTATCAGGAAGTGGGCAAGTGGCTGAAGGGCGTGTATCCGATTTCGACGGGGCTTTGCGTCAGCGCGCTCGGCCAGCCGCAATGGCTGATGGAAATCGACGTGATCGCCGTGATTCCGGACAACTGGACGCCCGTGCAGGCTTAA
- the argE gene encoding acetylornithine deacetylase → MSELASRTLLERLIGFATVSRDSNLELIGFVQQYLADLGVESELFHNDDRTKANLFATIGPRDRGGIVLSGHTDVVPVEGQAWTVEPFRLTEKEGRLYGRGTADMKGYIASVLAAVPAFLRLKLDVPVHLAFSYDEEVGCLGVRPMLAELEKRAHKPRMCLIGEPTELKPVLGHKSKLAMRCHVKGAACHSAYAPQGVNAIQYAARLIHRLEQIGDELAQPEHHDARFDPPFSTVQTGVIKGGRALNIVPAECEFDFEVRGVPGFDPTRVVDKLQSYAATELLPKMRAVQPDTDVRVQMLNAYPGLATSPDSDAARLLASLSGSKEYATVAFGTEGGLFTQAGIPTVVCGPGSMDQGHKPDEFITVEQLNRCDAMFARLAEHLAA, encoded by the coding sequence ATGAGTGAGTTGGCGAGCCGTACGCTGCTCGAACGGCTGATCGGTTTTGCGACTGTCAGCCGCGACTCCAATCTGGAACTGATCGGCTTCGTGCAGCAATACCTCGCGGATCTAGGTGTGGAAAGCGAGCTATTCCATAACGACGATCGCACCAAGGCGAATCTGTTCGCGACCATCGGGCCGCGAGACCGTGGTGGCATCGTGCTGTCCGGGCATACCGATGTGGTGCCCGTCGAGGGTCAGGCGTGGACCGTGGAGCCGTTTCGTCTCACCGAGAAAGAAGGTCGCCTGTACGGACGCGGCACGGCCGACATGAAAGGCTACATCGCGTCCGTGCTGGCGGCAGTGCCCGCATTCCTGAGGCTGAAGCTCGACGTGCCGGTGCATCTCGCGTTTTCGTACGACGAGGAAGTGGGCTGTCTCGGCGTGCGGCCGATGCTGGCCGAACTCGAAAAGCGCGCGCATAAGCCGCGCATGTGTCTGATTGGCGAGCCGACCGAATTGAAACCTGTGCTCGGCCACAAGAGCAAGCTCGCGATGCGCTGCCACGTGAAGGGCGCGGCATGTCATTCCGCTTACGCGCCGCAGGGCGTCAACGCGATCCAATACGCGGCGCGGCTGATCCACCGGCTGGAACAGATCGGCGACGAACTCGCGCAGCCGGAACACCATGACGCGCGTTTCGATCCGCCGTTCTCGACGGTGCAGACCGGTGTCATCAAGGGCGGACGCGCGCTGAATATCGTGCCCGCCGAATGCGAATTCGATTTTGAAGTGCGGGGCGTGCCGGGCTTCGATCCCACCAGGGTGGTGGACAAACTGCAAAGCTACGCGGCAACCGAACTGCTGCCGAAGATGCGCGCGGTGCAGCCCGATACCGATGTCCGTGTGCAGATGCTGAATGCGTATCCTGGACTCGCGACTTCGCCCGATAGCGACGCGGCACGCCTGCTCGCGTCGTTGAGCGGATCGAAAGAATACGCAACGGTCGCCTTTGGCACGGAAGGCGGACTGTTCACGCAGGCGGGCATTCCAACCGTGGTCTGTGGACCCGGCAGCATGGATCAGGGCCACAAGCCGGATGAGTTCATCACGGTCGAACAACTGAACCGGTGCGACGCGATGTTCGCGCGCCTCGCTGAACATCTAGCAGCGTGA
- a CDS encoding flavin-containing monooxygenase has translation MAAEKLSIDTLVIGAGQAGVAMSEHLSNLGVPHLVLERDRIAERWRTCRWDSLVANGPAWHDRFPNMEFEGLDPDGFAGKDQVADYFEAYARNFNAPIRTGVEVTSVERLKGRAGFAVATSDGTIEAHRVVVATGPFQRPVIPPIAPQDLELTQLHSAHYRNPEQLPEGAVLVVGAGSSGVQIADELQRAGRKVYLSVGAHDRPPRAYRGRDFCWWLGVLGEWDKEVAVPGREHVTIAVSGAYGGQTIDFRRLAHRGMTLVGTTKSFANRVVTFEPDLAVNLKRGDEYLMSLLDTADDYIERNGVDLPEDPDARLIPPDPECVTHPLPELDLHQAGVSTIIWATGYAVDFSWLHVNAFDDKGKPQHQRGVSKEPGVYFLGLPWLSRRASSFIWGVWHDAKHIADHIVTQRKYLAYRDASQRQQDARGAHGAHAPDTACDASYAPKTKEVGVN, from the coding sequence ATGGCGGCTGAAAAATTGTCCATCGACACGCTGGTCATAGGCGCGGGTCAGGCTGGCGTGGCGATGAGCGAACATCTGAGCAATCTCGGCGTGCCCCATCTCGTGCTGGAGCGCGACCGCATCGCGGAACGCTGGCGTACTTGCCGCTGGGATTCACTGGTCGCCAATGGTCCCGCCTGGCACGACCGCTTCCCTAATATGGAGTTCGAAGGACTCGATCCCGATGGCTTCGCCGGCAAGGATCAGGTCGCCGATTACTTCGAAGCCTATGCGCGTAACTTCAATGCGCCGATCCGCACCGGCGTCGAAGTCACGAGCGTCGAGCGTCTGAAGGGCCGGGCAGGATTTGCGGTCGCAACGTCCGACGGCACGATCGAAGCCCATCGCGTCGTCGTTGCGACCGGGCCGTTCCAGCGTCCCGTCATTCCCCCCATCGCGCCACAGGACCTCGAGCTCACGCAGCTTCATTCGGCCCACTATCGGAACCCTGAGCAACTGCCCGAAGGCGCGGTGCTCGTGGTGGGCGCGGGGTCGTCCGGCGTGCAGATCGCCGACGAACTGCAACGCGCGGGCCGCAAGGTTTATCTGTCCGTCGGTGCGCATGACCGTCCGCCGCGCGCGTATCGCGGTCGCGATTTCTGCTGGTGGCTGGGTGTGCTCGGCGAATGGGACAAGGAAGTCGCCGTGCCGGGACGCGAGCATGTGACCATCGCTGTCAGCGGCGCGTACGGCGGCCAGACCATCGATTTTCGCCGGCTTGCGCATCGCGGCATGACGCTCGTCGGCACGACGAAATCGTTCGCGAATCGCGTTGTGACCTTCGAACCGGACCTCGCCGTCAATCTGAAGCGTGGCGACGAATATCTGATGTCGCTACTCGACACCGCCGACGACTACATCGAGCGCAACGGCGTCGATCTGCCGGAAGACCCCGACGCACGGCTGATTCCACCGGACCCGGAGTGCGTCACGCATCCGCTGCCGGAGCTGGATCTGCACCAGGCGGGGGTGAGCACGATCATCTGGGCCACCGGCTATGCGGTCGATTTCAGCTGGCTGCACGTGAACGCGTTCGACGATAAAGGCAAGCCGCAGCATCAGCGCGGTGTATCGAAGGAGCCTGGCGTGTATTTCCTCGGCCTGCCGTGGTTGTCGCGGCGCGCGTCGTCGTTTATCTGGGGCGTCTGGCACGACGCAAAGCACATCGCTGATCACATCGTCACGCAGCGCAAATACCTCGCCTATCGCGACGCGTCGCAGCGTCAGCAGGACGCGCGCGGCGCGCATGGCGCGCATGCACCCGATACCGCGTGCGACGCATCGTACGCGCCGAAGACCAAAGAAGTGGGAGTGAACTGA